A stretch of the Flavobacterium aquiphilum genome encodes the following:
- a CDS encoding rubredoxin has protein sequence MELTRLIVKGGVISPGELREIVNMAMDQGLEALSFGSRQDIIFPKGFENNTPEKIGKHHFVYPNEKSGNNIVSSYVSTDIFPNTTWLTGNKFLYILEQFKEQPKLKVNITDPKQQLVPLFTGHINFIASHHEDYWFLYVRLPKWDKMELFPVLIYSWDIGKIYYEIEKVLQEEPDTVDMIFQLMGDLDTNNRTIDQPLKLPFYPFPYYEGMNKLGIDQYWLGLYWRNNLYDLEFLKEMCDLCFDCKIGKICITPWKSFIVKGIPKDRKLDWEKFLGKKGINVRHSLLELNWHLPVATEWALNLKTFLVRTLDQFDISTYGLTFGISDYNRDGHYFTSVVIEKNESPKDLESIKIRDTFNVLHAKNFDPNTREYIVHAQDVDKLELPNILIELSKKYFSELSNSVLEFQNTSAKKEVKAQDIYQCQECLTVYNSEFGDVTQGIEKGTLFEHLPEDYCCPLCEAPKDSYIKLTETTV, from the coding sequence ATGGAATTAACAAGACTCATAGTAAAAGGCGGGGTAATATCTCCGGGGGAATTACGAGAAATCGTAAATATGGCAATGGATCAAGGTCTTGAAGCCCTTTCTTTTGGTTCCAGACAAGACATTATTTTCCCAAAAGGATTCGAAAATAACACTCCCGAAAAAATAGGAAAACACCATTTTGTTTACCCAAACGAAAAAAGTGGAAACAACATCGTTTCCTCTTACGTTTCCACCGATATTTTCCCAAATACCACTTGGCTCACCGGGAACAAATTCCTTTATATCTTAGAGCAATTCAAGGAGCAGCCAAAACTAAAAGTCAACATAACCGACCCAAAACAACAGCTAGTTCCGCTATTCACGGGACACATCAATTTTATTGCTTCACATCATGAAGACTATTGGTTTTTGTATGTTCGTTTGCCAAAATGGGACAAAATGGAACTTTTTCCTGTGTTGATTTACAGTTGGGATATTGGAAAAATATATTACGAAATAGAAAAAGTATTACAGGAAGAACCGGATACTGTTGATATGATTTTCCAACTCATGGGGGATTTGGACACCAACAACAGAACCATCGACCAGCCGCTGAAATTACCGTTTTATCCTTTCCCTTATTACGAAGGAATGAATAAACTGGGAATCGACCAATACTGGCTTGGACTTTACTGGCGTAACAATCTTTACGATTTAGAATTCCTAAAAGAAATGTGCGATTTGTGTTTCGATTGTAAAATCGGAAAAATATGTATCACGCCCTGGAAATCTTTCATCGTAAAAGGTATTCCAAAAGACCGAAAACTTGATTGGGAAAAATTCCTTGGAAAAAAAGGAATCAACGTTCGTCATTCCTTGTTGGAACTCAACTGGCATTTACCTGTGGCGACAGAATGGGCTTTGAATCTCAAAACATTTCTCGTACGCACGCTCGACCAGTTCGACATCAGCACCTATGGCCTTACTTTTGGGATATCCGACTATAATCGTGATGGACATTATTTCACATCGGTAGTCATCGAAAAAAACGAATCGCCAAAGGATCTTGAATCTATCAAAATCCGAGATACTTTCAACGTTTTGCACGCGAAAAATTTTGATCCAAACACTCGGGAATACATCGTTCATGCTCAAGACGTCGACAAACTCGAATTACCAAATATCTTGATCGAACTAAGTAAAAAATACTTCAGCGAATTAAGTAATTCCGTATTAGAATTTCAGAATACCAGTGCCAAAAAAGAAGTCAAAGCTCAAGACATCTATCAATGCCAAGAATGCTTAACGGTCTATAACTCGGAATTCGGCGATGTTACACAAGGAATCGAAAAAGGAACATTATTCGAGCACCTCCCAGAAGATTATTGCTGTCCACTCTGCGAAGCGCCAAAAGACAGCTATATTAAACTAACTGAAACGACGGTGTAA